A stretch of Methanosphaerula palustris E1-9c DNA encodes these proteins:
- a CDS encoding thiamine pyrophosphate-dependent enzyme, whose protein sequence is MSELPKEEYLKKCTSACAGCSSTLCLRYVLKAAGPDTVLVVPACCTSVLQGIYPTTAMNVPVYNVAFAAAAACASGMSTAFSATGKKTNVIAYAGDGGTVDIGIQALSGALERGTNFLYICYDNEAYGNTGMQRSGATPIGARTTTTPGGKLETKKDIDRIVAAHEPPYMATACSAYPQDLYKKVKKALSIQGPKFIHILAPCPPGWRYPTEKTVELGKLAVRTGVWMLYEREAGKLTINGISKAAMKKPLPLEEYLSAQGRFKGISVEAIREMQLTLERNQRRLRNEEEGLC, encoded by the coding sequence ATGAGTGAACTACCGAAAGAGGAGTACCTGAAGAAATGCACCTCTGCCTGTGCAGGGTGCAGTTCTACCCTCTGCCTCCGTTATGTCCTGAAGGCCGCAGGCCCGGACACGGTGCTGGTGGTCCCCGCATGCTGTACGAGCGTGCTGCAGGGGATCTACCCGACCACGGCGATGAACGTCCCGGTTTACAATGTAGCGTTTGCAGCGGCCGCTGCGTGCGCTTCAGGGATGAGCACGGCCTTTTCAGCCACAGGCAAAAAGACCAATGTGATCGCCTATGCCGGCGACGGCGGAACGGTGGATATCGGGATCCAGGCACTATCAGGGGCCCTGGAGCGTGGGACAAACTTTCTCTATATCTGCTACGATAACGAAGCATACGGCAACACCGGGATGCAGCGGTCAGGGGCGACCCCGATAGGGGCCAGGACCACGACGACCCCCGGCGGAAAGCTCGAGACCAAGAAGGATATCGACCGGATCGTCGCTGCCCACGAACCGCCCTATATGGCGACCGCATGCAGCGCCTATCCCCAGGATCTATATAAAAAGGTGAAGAAGGCGCTCTCGATACAGGGGCCGAAGTTCATCCATATCCTCGCTCCATGCCCCCCAGGATGGCGGTACCCCACAGAGAAGACGGTCGAACTCGGAAAACTGGCCGTCAGGACCGGGGTCTGGATGCTGTACGAGCGGGAAGCAGGAAAACTGACGATCAATGGTATCTCCAAGGCCGCGATGAAGAAACCGCTCCCCCTTGAGGAATATCTCTCTGCCCAGGGCAGGTTCAAGGGTATCTCGGTGGAGGCTATCAGGGAGATGCAACTCACGCTTGAACGAAACCAGCGGCGCCTCCGTAATGAGGAGGAAGGACTATGCTGA
- a CDS encoding transketolase C-terminal domain-containing protein: MLTIATGNKAVASAAREAQPDVVAAYPITPQTEIVEQIANYVTDGSMRSQYIPVESEHSAMAACIGASVTGARTFTATSSHGLLYMHEMLHWAAASRLPIVMANVNRALGPGWNTWAEHSDAFSQRDTGWLQVYVATVQEAYDATLMAFRIAEHHDVLLPVMVNLDGFSLSHITQSLKTVKLGDFIPPIDLPHRIDTTHPVGYGPMTGPDQYFKFRWDIERSMRDAVKVIADVESDFASRFGRQYGQTEEYRCEDADVVLISMGTLGKEAEMAIDILRDEGIRAGGMRLRWFRPFPKLDLAGREVVVIDRDYSFGFGGVLAHAIRSTCRTDLYSVIAGLGGQEVTYDDIAEFVRSRKIGTEFWFGVTPDV, from the coding sequence ATGCTGACGATAGCAACCGGCAACAAAGCAGTGGCCTCAGCGGCTCGTGAGGCCCAGCCTGATGTCGTGGCTGCGTATCCGATCACACCGCAGACCGAGATCGTCGAACAGATCGCGAACTACGTGACCGACGGTTCGATGAGAAGCCAGTACATTCCAGTCGAGAGCGAACATTCTGCGATGGCAGCCTGCATAGGGGCCTCGGTCACCGGTGCCCGGACCTTCACGGCGACCAGTTCACACGGGCTGCTCTACATGCACGAGATGCTCCACTGGGCGGCGGCTTCGCGCCTCCCGATCGTGATGGCAAATGTGAACCGTGCGCTCGGCCCGGGATGGAACACCTGGGCGGAGCACTCGGACGCCTTCTCACAGCGGGACACCGGCTGGCTGCAGGTCTATGTGGCCACTGTGCAGGAGGCCTACGATGCGACGCTGATGGCCTTCCGGATAGCAGAGCACCATGACGTGCTGCTACCCGTGATGGTGAACTTGGACGGGTTTTCGCTCAGCCACATCACGCAGTCGCTCAAGACGGTCAAGCTCGGGGACTTCATCCCGCCGATCGATCTACCGCATCGAATCGATACCACCCACCCGGTCGGCTACGGTCCGATGACGGGTCCTGACCAGTATTTCAAGTTCAGATGGGACATCGAACGATCGATGCGCGACGCGGTGAAGGTGATCGCTGATGTAGAGTCCGATTTCGCCAGCCGGTTTGGCAGGCAGTATGGGCAGACCGAGGAGTACCGGTGTGAAGACGCGGATGTGGTCCTCATCTCGATGGGAACACTCGGTAAGGAGGCCGAAATGGCGATCGATATCCTCAGAGATGAGGGGATCAGGGCAGGGGGGATGCGTCTCCGCTGGTTCAGACCGTTCCCGAAGCTTGACCTTGCCGGCCGGGAGGTCGTGGTGATCGACCGCGACTACTCATTCGGATTCGGCGGGGTGCTGGCCCATGCAATCCGATCGACCTGCAGGACGGATCTCTACAGTGTGATCGCCGGCCTCGGTGGCCAGGAGGTCACCTATGATGACATCGCAGAGTTTGTCAGGTCCAGGAAAATAGGGACTGAATTCTGGTTTGGGGTGACGCCAGATGTTTGA
- a CDS encoding 2-oxoacid:acceptor oxidoreductase family protein, with product MFEIRIHSRGGQGGVTAAKLLAQAAFNDHKYATAAPFYGAERRGAPVVSFVRISDEPIKVYSQIRSPDLVVVLDSSVMDVIDVLNGIKPDGTVLINSAHAVTMDGHTTHHVDLTGIALSLGLVVAGSPILNTPVLGALAKLGIVSQESARKAIRGTFTDERNVKAAEQAYAEVTV from the coding sequence ATGTTTGAAATTCGGATCCACTCACGGGGTGGACAGGGTGGCGTGACTGCAGCCAAACTTCTGGCCCAGGCGGCGTTCAATGACCACAAGTATGCAACTGCAGCCCCGTTCTATGGGGCAGAGCGGCGGGGAGCACCGGTGGTCTCGTTCGTCCGGATCAGTGATGAGCCGATCAAGGTGTACAGCCAGATCAGGTCTCCTGACCTGGTCGTGGTGCTTGACAGCAGTGTGATGGACGTGATCGATGTGCTCAACGGGATCAAACCAGACGGGACGGTGCTGATCAACAGCGCCCATGCCGTGACGATGGATGGTCACACCACTCATCATGTAGACCTTACCGGGATCGCCCTCTCGCTCGGACTGGTAGTCGCGGGGTCACCGATCCTGAACACGCCGGTGCTCGGTGCCCTGGCAAAGTTGGGGATCGTCTCACAGGAGTCCGCCAGGAAGGCGATCCGCGGGACGTTCACTGATGAGCGGAATGTGAAGGCAGCAGAGCAGGCCTATGCAGAGGTGACGGTATGA
- a CDS encoding 4Fe-4S binding protein produces MRERLALSTPGEGAAGKTGSWRVFRPVVDKERCNTCGLCGMYCPDGVISEDLTIDLEFCKGCGVCANECPKKAITMEREER; encoded by the coding sequence ATGAGAGAACGGCTAGCATTGAGCACCCCCGGAGAGGGGGCCGCGGGAAAGACCGGATCATGGCGGGTCTTCCGTCCAGTCGTCGACAAGGAGAGATGTAACACCTGCGGGCTCTGCGGGATGTACTGTCCAGACGGGGTGATCAGCGAGGACCTGACGATAGACCTGGAATTCTGCAAGGGCTGCGGCGTCTGCGCCAATGAATGCCCGAAAAAAGCAATAACGATGGAACGCGAAGAGCGT